A single Pedobacter sp. PACM 27299 DNA region contains:
- a CDS encoding DUF6358 family protein: MGKKIALNVFYNIGLIISIFGGTWGFNNKQYLAMALFAATGIFFLYVKLQLVKEMRATLKKKEAELKG; encoded by the coding sequence ATGGGAAAAAAAATCGCATTAAACGTTTTTTATAACATAGGACTGATCATTTCCATCTTTGGTGGAACATGGGGTTTCAACAATAAACAATACCTGGCCATGGCCCTTTTTGCGGCTACTGGTATCTTCTTCTTATATGTAAAGCTGCAGCTGGTAAAAGAGATGCGTGCAACACTTAAGAAAAAGGAAGCAGAATTGAAGGGTTAA
- a CDS encoding class I SAM-dependent methyltransferase, which translates to MDVFGEALKDQFRKPPAETLWVHNSYDEPEEMPVDIYFRDEAEMPELELRAMELCKGKVLDVGAGVGSHALVLQNRGFNVTGMDISLPAVEIMKERGLKQVIAGNILIYKDEKYDTLLFMMNGIGLTGSISGLKSFLKQVKDLLNPGGQLIFDSSDLSYLYQEIPFPNHGYFGEVSFRYEYKGLKGDWFKWVYVDQSTLIEIAKANGWEPEIIFEDGQDQYLARLSIKA; encoded by the coding sequence ATGGACGTTTTTGGTGAAGCCTTAAAAGATCAATTTAGAAAGCCACCTGCAGAAACTTTGTGGGTACACAATTCTTATGATGAACCGGAAGAGATGCCGGTCGACATTTATTTTAGGGATGAAGCAGAAATGCCTGAGCTTGAACTCAGGGCTATGGAACTTTGCAAAGGAAAAGTGCTGGACGTGGGTGCAGGTGTAGGTAGTCATGCCCTGGTGCTTCAAAATCGCGGCTTTAATGTAACTGGCATGGACATCTCCCTGCCTGCCGTAGAGATCATGAAGGAACGTGGATTAAAACAGGTCATTGCAGGAAATATCCTGATTTATAAAGATGAAAAATATGACACGCTTCTTTTTATGATGAATGGAATCGGGCTTACAGGCTCTATTTCCGGACTAAAATCATTTTTGAAACAAGTTAAAGACTTATTGAATCCAGGTGGTCAGTTGATATTCGACAGTTCAGACCTCTCCTACCTTTACCAGGAAATTCCTTTCCCTAATCATGGGTACTTTGGAGAAGTTAGTTTCAGATACGAATATAAAGGGCTTAAAGGAGATTGGTTCAAATGGGTATATGTAGACCAAAGCACATTGATTGAAATTGCCAAGGCTAATGGCTGGGAGCCAGAAATCATTTTTGAAGACGGACAGGATCAGTACCTGGCCAGACTAAGCATTAAAGCTTAA
- the rplM gene encoding 50S ribosomal protein L13, which translates to MNTLSYKTVSANAKTVNKQWVVVDAQGEILGRLSSKIAMIIRGKNKPEYTPHVDCGDNVIVINADKVKLTGNKFSDKRYISYTGYPGGQRFISPKELMAKHPKRVIEKAVRGMLPKTKLGAKLYTNLFVYAGTEHPHAAQSPKTITL; encoded by the coding sequence GTGAATACGTTAAGTTACAAAACTGTCTCTGCCAATGCAAAAACTGTTAACAAACAGTGGGTTGTTGTTGACGCACAAGGCGAGATTTTGGGGCGCTTGTCATCGAAGATCGCTATGATCATCCGTGGTAAAAACAAGCCTGAGTATACCCCACACGTAGACTGCGGAGATAACGTTATCGTTATCAATGCGGATAAGGTTAAATTGACAGGAAATAAATTCAGCGACAAACGCTATATTTCTTACACTGGTTACCCAGGTGGTCAGCGTTTCATTTCTCCAAAAGAGTTAATGGCGAAACACCCTAAGCGTGTTATCGAGAAAGCAGTACGTGGTATGTTACCTAAAACAAAACTTGGTGCTAAATTATACACCAACCTTTTTGTTTATGCAGGCACAGAACATCCTCATGCAGCACAATCACCAAAAACCATTACACTTTAA
- the rpsI gene encoding 30S ribosomal protein S9, which translates to MSVTNTSGRRKTAVARIYLKEGNGTITVNGKDHKEYFPTLPLQYIVNQSFEVSELTGQYDVKVNVAGGGIKGQAEAVRLAIAKAIVELDAEKKPALRAKGLMTRDMRMVERKKPGRKKARKKFQFSKR; encoded by the coding sequence ATGTCAGTTACTAACACTTCAGGAAGAAGAAAAACTGCTGTTGCGCGCATCTATTTAAAAGAAGGCAACGGCACAATTACCGTAAACGGTAAAGACCATAAAGAATATTTCCCAACATTACCTTTACAATACATCGTTAACCAATCATTCGAAGTTTCTGAATTGACTGGTCAATATGATGTTAAAGTGAATGTAGCAGGTGGTGGTATCAAAGGTCAGGCAGAAGCAGTTCGTTTAGCTATCGCTAAAGCTATTGTGGAATTGGATGCTGAGAAAAAACCAGCATTACGCGCTAAAGGGTTAATGACCCGTGATATGCGTATGGTTGAACGTAAGAAACCAGGACGTAAGAAAGCACGTAAGAAATTCCAATTCAGTAAACGTTAA
- the rpsB gene encoding 30S ribosomal protein S2: MARTTYQDLLDAGVHFGHLTRKWNPKMAPYIFMERNGIHIIDLNKTLTKTEEAASAIKQIVKSGRKILFVATKKQAKEIVADQAKKVNMPFVTERWLGGMLTNFATVRKSIKKMSNIDKMTKDGTYSILSKKERLMIQRERIKLESLLGGIADLNRLPAAIFLIDVKKEHIAVSEALKLNIPTFAMVDTNSDPSNIDFPIPANDDATKSISLITDVIIKAIEEGLDERKREKDEETEKEAVAAKAAADAPEAAAPGARRKKVNADTEEEGTSEEA; encoded by the coding sequence ATGGCAAGAACTACATATCAAGACTTATTGGATGCAGGTGTACACTTCGGTCACCTTACCCGTAAATGGAACCCAAAAATGGCGCCTTACATTTTCATGGAGCGCAATGGAATCCACATTATAGATTTAAATAAAACTTTAACCAAAACTGAAGAAGCTGCTTCAGCAATCAAACAGATCGTTAAATCTGGTCGTAAGATTCTTTTCGTAGCTACTAAGAAACAGGCTAAAGAAATCGTTGCTGATCAAGCAAAAAAAGTAAACATGCCTTTCGTAACTGAACGTTGGTTAGGTGGTATGTTAACCAACTTTGCTACTGTTCGCAAGTCTATCAAAAAGATGTCTAACATCGACAAGATGACTAAAGACGGAACTTACTCGATCCTTTCTAAGAAAGAGCGTTTAATGATCCAACGTGAGCGTATTAAATTGGAAAGCTTATTAGGTGGTATCGCGGATCTAAACCGTTTACCAGCTGCTATCTTCTTGATTGACGTTAAAAAAGAGCACATCGCAGTTAGCGAAGCGTTGAAATTAAACATTCCAACTTTCGCAATGGTTGATACTAACTCTGATCCTTCTAACATCGATTTCCCAATCCCAGCGAATGATGATGCTACTAAATCTATCTCTTTAATTACTGATGTAATCATCAAAGCAATTGAAGAAGGTTTAGACGAGCGCAAACGCGAAAAAGACGAAGAAACTGAAAAAGAAGCTGTAGCTGCTAAAGCTGCTGCTGATGCTCCAGAAGCTGCTGCTCCTGGCGCAAGAAGAAAAAAAGTAAATGCTGATACTGAAGAAGAAGGTACTAGCGAAGAAGCTTAA
- a CDS encoding dipeptide epimerase: MSMQVAYTSYNLELKHPFTIAKFSRTSTPLMLLKLGYESETGYGEASMVPYLGEHVETATAFLKKVDWNRFTFPFNFEEITAYLDFLDTGNTAIKAAIDIALNDLNGKLLQKACYEIYGADPSKMPLASYTIGIDEPEVIREKVLDAKNFSILKVKLGRDNDKELIQTIRSMTDVPLYIDANQGWNNKKQAIDMIYWLHDQGAVLIEQPMDKSDLDGNAWLTGRSPIPILADEAVQRLADIDGLRGAYHGINIKLMKSAGMSEASLMIKKARSFGMKVLIGCMSESSCATQAGMALAPLCDWADLDGPWLTRNNPFDAPQIIAGRYQLKNLPGLGLERINPSILLPFS; this comes from the coding sequence ATGTCCATGCAGGTCGCCTATACGTCATACAATCTGGAACTAAAACATCCTTTTACCATTGCTAAGTTTTCTAGAACCAGTACGCCGCTGATGCTGCTGAAATTGGGCTATGAAAGTGAAACCGGATATGGGGAGGCTTCTATGGTTCCTTACCTGGGGGAACATGTGGAAACAGCTACTGCATTCTTAAAAAAAGTAGATTGGAATCGCTTTACATTTCCTTTCAATTTTGAGGAAATCACCGCTTATCTGGATTTCCTGGATACTGGAAATACCGCTATAAAGGCAGCTATAGATATCGCCTTAAATGATTTAAACGGAAAACTCCTGCAAAAGGCCTGTTATGAAATCTATGGCGCCGATCCTTCCAAAATGCCACTTGCTTCGTATACCATTGGTATCGACGAGCCGGAGGTGATCAGGGAAAAAGTATTGGACGCTAAAAATTTTAGCATTCTAAAAGTAAAGCTGGGAAGAGACAACGATAAAGAGCTGATTCAAACCATTCGGAGCATGACCGATGTTCCATTGTATATTGATGCCAATCAGGGCTGGAACAATAAAAAACAAGCTATTGATATGATTTACTGGCTGCATGATCAGGGTGCCGTACTGATTGAACAGCCGATGGACAAATCAGACCTGGATGGCAATGCCTGGTTAACCGGGCGGAGTCCGATCCCAATTCTGGCGGATGAGGCGGTGCAGCGCCTAGCTGATATTGATGGACTAAGAGGGGCTTACCATGGCATCAATATCAAACTCATGAAAAGTGCTGGTATGTCTGAAGCCTCGCTAATGATTAAAAAAGCGCGTTCTTTCGGTATGAAAGTATTGATTGGCTGTATGAGTGAGAGTTCCTGTGCCACGCAGGCGGGGATGGCGCTTGCTCCACTCTGTGATTGGGCTGATTTGGATGGTCCCTGGCTAACCAGGAACAATCCATTTGATGCCCCGCAAATCATTGCGGGGAGATATCAGTTGAAAAATTTGCCTGGATTAGGCTTAGAAAGGATTAACCCTTCAATTCTGCTTCCTTTTTCTTAA
- a CDS encoding rhodanese-like domain-containing protein, whose amino-acid sequence MKEITVQELKEKIDNKEDFQLIDVRETFEYETSNLDGLNIPLGGILIEADQIAQDKPVIIQCRSGKRSAAAVMQLEQMLGLTNLYNLKGGIVAWKEAFDPNMPVY is encoded by the coding sequence ATAAAGGAAATAACCGTTCAGGAACTAAAAGAAAAGATCGACAATAAAGAAGATTTCCAACTGATTGATGTAAGGGAAACTTTTGAATATGAAACTTCGAATCTTGATGGTTTGAACATCCCTTTAGGTGGTATCCTAATTGAAGCAGATCAGATTGCTCAGGATAAACCCGTAATTATTCAATGCAGAAGTGGTAAAAGAAGCGCAGCAGCAGTAATGCAGTTAGAACAAATGCTTGGATTAACCAATTTATATAACCTAAAAGGTGGTATCGTTGCCTGGAAAGAGGCTTTCGATCCTAATATGCCTGTTTACTAA
- a CDS encoding COX15/CtaA family protein — protein sequence MIQILLGGITRLSGSGLSITEWNPLMGFLPPLNELEWQHSFDQYKKIAQFQLLNAHFSLEDYKSIFFWEWFHRNWARFIGIAFLLPFIYFIIKGKIERKLILPIFVLFLLGLLQAIIGWLMVKSGLNDTDISVSHIRLAIHFISAIILLGYTLWLAFKLSLDHLKMRHRLQFSRLNSLILVLLFIQLIYGALMAGSHAALAAPTWPDMNGAIVPENILLQIFSIYQLTENLLTIQLVHRFLAYMICLLIILLYVRSSSWKINKHLSYIRTIPMLLVAIQVISGVTALLHSVNSDYKTYALFHQFIGMLLTISLLLLLFLNQKKT from the coding sequence ATGATTCAGATATTACTAGGTGGAATCACCAGACTGAGTGGATCCGGCCTGTCCATTACAGAATGGAACCCATTAATGGGTTTTCTTCCTCCATTAAATGAGCTGGAATGGCAGCACAGCTTTGATCAATACAAAAAGATTGCGCAATTTCAGTTGCTGAACGCACACTTTTCACTAGAGGATTATAAATCAATATTTTTCTGGGAGTGGTTTCACCGAAATTGGGCACGGTTTATTGGCATCGCCTTCCTATTGCCCTTTATCTATTTTATCATCAAAGGCAAAATAGAACGCAAGCTCATTTTACCTATTTTCGTTCTCTTTTTATTGGGCTTACTGCAAGCGATAATTGGCTGGCTGATGGTAAAAAGTGGATTAAACGATACCGATATAAGTGTCAGCCATATTAGGTTGGCCATCCACTTCATTTCTGCAATCATTTTATTGGGCTATACCTTATGGCTGGCTTTTAAATTAAGTCTCGATCATTTGAAAATGCGGCATCGTTTACAATTTTCAAGATTAAACAGCCTGATTCTGGTCTTACTTTTCATTCAGCTAATTTACGGAGCGCTGATGGCGGGAAGTCATGCGGCACTTGCAGCGCCTACCTGGCCTGATATGAATGGAGCTATTGTTCCGGAAAATATATTATTGCAGATTTTTTCTATATATCAGCTGACAGAAAACTTATTGACCATTCAGCTTGTACATCGTTTTCTGGCTTATATGATCTGTTTATTGATTATTCTGCTTTATGTTCGCAGCTCTTCCTGGAAAATCAACAAGCATTTATCCTATATCAGGACTATTCCAATGTTATTGGTAGCGATACAGGTCATCTCAGGAGTTACAGCATTACTTCATAGCGTTAATAGCGATTACAAAACCTACGCACTTTTTCATCAGTTCATAGGAATGCTTTTAACGATTTCGCTATTGCTGCTGCTTTTCCTCAATCAAAAGAAAACGTAA
- a CDS encoding YtxH domain-containing protein, with protein MKKETKIIAGILAGAALGAAIALIISSDKDGEMKDKVSDWFCDLLDSSKEKLVDAASQVKDTIAKVRA; from the coding sequence ATGAAAAAGGAAACTAAAATAATTGCAGGAATACTAGCTGGAGCGGCGCTTGGTGCGGCAATTGCATTAATTATTTCATCAGATAAAGATGGAGAAATGAAAGACAAAGTATCAGATTGGTTTTGTGACCTATTAGATTCATCAAAAGAAAAACTGGTAGATGCTGCAAGTCAGGTGAAAGACACTATTGCTAAAGTTAGAGCCTAA
- a CDS encoding MBL fold metallo-hydrolase RNA specificity domain-containing protein, with protein MKIAFHGAARTVTGSKHLITLKNNTQILLDCGLFQGLGNLTEGLNESFGFAPAQVSYLILSHAHIDHCGLLPRLVAEGFRGNIYCTPATKDLCRILLLDSAKIQTQDAEYANKKLRQGELEEMPLYTEKDVLQTLEQFKVVPYNQDFQIDADVTLNFTDAGHIVGSAAVHLKIKEEGKTINLTFSGDVGRYGDLLLKSPQSFPQADYVIIESTYGDSLHQDLDPIEDTLREIIEQTCIVKKGKVIIPAFSVGRTQELLYALNAMELKDQLPDVQYYVDSPLSLQATEVLRNHPEVYNNGVKEVMKVDHDIFGFKGLKFIESVEESKALNGDSRPCVIISSSGMAEGGRVKHHIRNNISDQKNTILMVGYAEPRSLAGKLLAGHKQVWLFGQDYEVVADIRSIKSMSAHGDYEDLLQFLSGQNPALVKQVFLVHGEYKVQQVFAQHLQDKGFQHILIPEQHQEFEV; from the coding sequence ATGAAAATTGCATTTCATGGGGCGGCACGTACCGTTACGGGTAGTAAACATCTGATTACTTTAAAAAATAACACTCAAATTTTATTAGACTGCGGGCTATTTCAGGGCTTGGGTAACCTGACGGAGGGGCTCAATGAGTCTTTCGGTTTTGCCCCGGCCCAGGTCAGCTATCTTATTTTATCCCATGCGCACATAGACCATTGCGGTTTATTACCAAGATTGGTTGCGGAAGGATTTCGAGGAAACATTTACTGTACCCCTGCTACCAAAGACCTTTGTCGGATTTTGCTGCTGGATTCTGCAAAGATTCAGACACAGGATGCCGAATACGCAAATAAGAAATTGCGACAAGGGGAACTTGAGGAAATGCCATTATATACTGAAAAAGATGTTTTGCAAACCCTGGAACAGTTTAAAGTGGTTCCCTACAACCAGGATTTTCAAATTGATGCTGATGTAACCTTAAACTTTACAGATGCTGGTCATATCGTGGGCAGTGCCGCGGTACATTTAAAAATTAAGGAAGAGGGGAAAACGATCAACCTGACTTTCAGTGGTGATGTGGGCAGGTATGGAGATTTGCTTTTGAAAAGCCCCCAATCCTTCCCCCAGGCGGATTATGTCATCATAGAATCTACTTACGGCGACTCGCTTCATCAGGATCTTGATCCTATAGAAGATACTTTAAGAGAAATTATTGAGCAAACCTGTATCGTTAAGAAAGGAAAAGTCATTATTCCGGCATTTAGCGTCGGCCGTACTCAGGAATTACTTTACGCTTTGAATGCGATGGAGCTGAAAGATCAATTGCCGGATGTACAGTATTACGTAGACAGTCCATTGTCTTTACAGGCTACAGAGGTACTCAGAAATCACCCGGAAGTATACAACAACGGTGTAAAAGAAGTGATGAAAGTAGACCATGACATCTTCGGATTTAAGGGTTTAAAATTTATTGAAAGCGTAGAAGAATCTAAGGCTTTAAATGGTGATTCACGACCATGTGTGATCATTTCATCCTCCGGCATGGCCGAGGGTGGCAGGGTAAAACACCATATCCGCAACAATATCAGTGATCAGAAAAACACTATCCTCATGGTGGGTTATGCAGAACCGAGATCTTTAGCCGGCAAATTATTAGCGGGACATAAACAAGTTTGGCTTTTCGGTCAGGATTACGAAGTAGTTGCCGACATACGTTCGATTAAATCGATGAGTGCGCATGGCGATTACGAAGACCTGCTACAATTCTTATCCGGACAAAACCCTGCACTTGTAAAGCAGGTGTTTTTAGTGCATGGAGAATATAAAGTTCAACAGGTATTTGCACAGCATTTACAGGATAAAGGCTTCCAGCATATACTCATTCCAGAACAACATCAGGAATTTGAGGTCTAA
- a CDS encoding rhomboid family intramembrane serine protease, with protein MEYLTQTPVASIIFLFTIVTSIYAFNDHGLFGKFMLHPYSVSRKHKLYTLITSGLIHADWMHLIFNMMTFYFFAFRLEAMIGSWQFGLLYVLALVLSDIPSVIKHKDDMWYNSLGASGAISAVLFSFILFDPMSKMIIFPLPIPIWAWLFGLLYLAYCWQMAKRAQDNINHDAHFFGALTGLIFTVIFVPGIIPHFISRLIG; from the coding sequence ATGGAATACCTTACCCAGACTCCCGTTGCCTCGATCATCTTTCTTTTCACGATCGTGACTAGTATTTATGCCTTTAATGATCATGGGTTATTTGGGAAATTTATGTTACACCCTTATAGTGTATCGAGAAAACACAAGTTATACACGTTAATTACCAGCGGTCTGATTCATGCGGATTGGATGCACCTGATTTTTAACATGATGACCTTTTACTTCTTTGCCTTCAGACTGGAAGCCATGATTGGTTCCTGGCAGTTCGGTTTATTGTACGTTTTAGCTTTGGTTTTGAGTGACATCCCTTCGGTGATCAAACACAAAGATGACATGTGGTACAATAGCCTTGGTGCTTCTGGTGCAATTAGCGCGGTACTGTTTAGCTTTATCTTATTTGATCCGATGTCTAAGATGATCATCTTCCCATTGCCTATCCCAATCTGGGCCTGGTTATTTGGATTGCTATATTTAGCATATTGCTGGCAGATGGCAAAAAGGGCGCAGGACAATATCAATCATGACGCCCATTTTTTCGGTGCATTAACAGGTTTAATCTTTACCGTAATTTTTGTTCCGGGAATCATTCCTCATTTTATTAGCCGCCTTATTGGGTAG
- the tsf gene encoding translation elongation factor Ts, producing the protein MSTVQISAADVNKLRQQTGSGMMDCKKALIETNGDFEAAVDYLRKKGAKVAASRQDRDSNEGVVIAKATADGKRGVVVELNCETDFVAKNADFVALANKFTDLAIEKNPASLEELLSLEIDGQKVSEIIIENTGKIGEKIGISKFETVSGEKVIPYIHGNYRLGVLVALNQAFDGADEAGKDVAMQIAAMNPVALDKADVDATTIERETEIAKEQIRAEGKPEEMVEKIAAGKLNKFYKDSTLLNQEFVKDSSKDVRKFLNDTAAGLTVIAFKRVQLGA; encoded by the coding sequence ATGTCTACAGTACAAATTTCTGCAGCAGACGTAAATAAATTACGCCAACAAACCGGTTCTGGTATGATGGATTGCAAAAAAGCATTGATCGAAACTAACGGTGATTTCGAAGCAGCGGTTGATTACTTACGTAAAAAAGGTGCTAAAGTAGCAGCTTCTCGTCAGGACCGTGATTCTAATGAAGGTGTGGTTATCGCAAAAGCTACAGCAGACGGTAAACGTGGTGTTGTTGTTGAATTAAACTGCGAAACTGACTTCGTGGCTAAAAATGCTGATTTCGTAGCTTTAGCTAACAAATTCACTGACCTTGCTATCGAGAAAAACCCTGCTTCTTTAGAAGAACTTTTATCTTTAGAAATTGATGGTCAGAAAGTTTCTGAGATCATTATCGAAAACACTGGTAAAATCGGTGAGAAAATCGGTATCTCTAAATTCGAAACTGTTTCAGGTGAAAAAGTTATTCCTTACATCCACGGTAACTACCGTTTAGGTGTATTGGTTGCTTTAAACCAAGCATTTGACGGTGCTGATGAAGCTGGTAAAGATGTAGCTATGCAAATCGCTGCAATGAACCCAGTTGCTTTAGATAAAGCTGATGTTGACGCAACTACTATTGAGCGTGAAACTGAAATCGCTAAAGAACAAATCCGCGCTGAAGGTAAACCTGAAGAAATGGTAGAGAAAATTGCTGCTGGTAAATTGAATAAATTCTACAAAGACAGTACTTTATTAAACCAGGAATTCGTTAAAGATTCTTCTAAAGACGTTCGTAAATTCTTAAATGATACTGCTGCCGGTCTAACCGTTATCGCATTCAAACGTGTACAATTAGGAGCTTAA
- the pepT gene encoding peptidase T, whose amino-acid sequence MLNYQNKNNSLQNRFAKYVQIDTQSDPMSTTVPSTEKQKNLGKVLVEELLELGITDAHLDDFGYVYATIPSNTEKKVPVICFCSHMDTSPDCSGTNVKPIIHANYQGEDLVLPDDHNIVLKMSEHPDLKHQIGNDIFTASGTTLLGADNKAGLAEIMEAAAFLMQNPTHKHGTIKILFTPDEEIGRGVDKADLKKLGADFAYTVDGETLGSIEDETFSADGAVLTIKGVSTHPGFAKDKMESAIKILSDVISSLPSDCLSPESTEGKEGFIHPVTISGSVEQAEARFILRAFDDEQLEANGEMLDATVRNIIEDFPNSTYELKITEQYRNMKKVLDEYPQVIAYGIEAIERAGIKPKRQSIRGGTDGSRLSFMGLPCPNIFAGEHAFHGKQEWASVQDMEKAVETIINIAAIWEEKA is encoded by the coding sequence ATGCTAAATTATCAAAATAAAAACAATTCCCTTCAAAACCGATTTGCTAAATACGTGCAGATTGATACGCAGTCAGACCCAATGTCAACCACCGTGCCTTCTACAGAGAAGCAAAAGAACTTAGGAAAGGTTCTTGTGGAGGAATTATTAGAATTGGGAATCACTGATGCCCATCTTGATGATTTCGGGTATGTATATGCAACCATCCCTTCTAATACAGAAAAAAAGGTGCCTGTAATTTGTTTCTGCTCACACATGGATACTTCTCCAGACTGCAGCGGCACAAATGTGAAACCAATTATTCATGCCAACTACCAGGGAGAAGACCTTGTCCTTCCTGACGACCATAACATCGTGCTGAAAATGTCAGAACACCCGGATCTAAAACACCAGATTGGGAATGACATCTTTACCGCCAGCGGAACAACATTGCTTGGTGCTGATAATAAAGCCGGCTTGGCCGAAATTATGGAGGCAGCAGCTTTCTTAATGCAAAATCCAACCCACAAACACGGAACAATAAAGATTTTATTTACTCCGGATGAAGAAATCGGCAGAGGTGTCGATAAAGCAGATCTGAAAAAATTAGGTGCTGATTTTGCTTATACCGTAGATGGAGAGACTTTAGGTTCTATCGAAGATGAAACTTTTTCTGCAGATGGCGCAGTATTGACTATTAAAGGAGTAAGTACCCACCCTGGATTTGCAAAAGATAAAATGGAAAGTGCGATCAAAATCTTATCAGATGTGATCAGCTCTTTACCTTCAGACTGCCTTTCTCCGGAATCTACTGAAGGAAAAGAAGGGTTTATCCACCCGGTTACGATTAGTGGAAGCGTAGAACAGGCAGAAGCACGTTTTATCTTACGCGCTTTTGATGATGAACAGCTGGAAGCCAATGGCGAAATGCTGGATGCAACCGTAAGAAACATCATTGAAGATTTCCCAAACTCTACCTACGAGCTGAAAATCACAGAACAATACCGAAATATGAAAAAGGTATTGGATGAGTACCCACAAGTGATTGCTTATGGTATCGAAGCGATAGAAAGAGCGGGTATCAAACCAAAAAGACAAAGTATCAGAGGAGGAACCGATGGTTCACGTCTTTCTTTTATGGGCTTGCCTTGTCCTAATATCTTTGCTGGTGAACACGCTTTCCATGGTAAACAAGAATGGGCATCGGTTCAGGATATGGAAAAAGCAGTGGAAACTATCATTAACATCGCAGCAATCTGGGAAGAAAAAGCTTAG